DNA sequence from the Marinilongibacter aquaticus genome:
AAGGCACTATTTTGGAACATTTGAAAGGTGACAAAGTCATCGTTTTCAAGAAAAAGCGTAGAAAAGGTTACCAAAAGAGCAACGGTCATCGTCAGTATTTGACAAAATTGATGATCGATGAGATCGTAGCCTAAAACATTTAAATGAATTGGCCGATCGGTATCGGCGTTAACCTAAAAATATTTTTCAAACATGGCACATAAGAAAGGTGTAGGTAGTTCCAAGAACGGTCGTGAGTCGGAAAGTAAGCGATTGGGAATTAAACTATTCGGTGGTCAAGCGGCTATCGCTGGTAATATTATTGTTCGTCAGCGTGGTACAAAACACAATCCAGGCGAAAACGTAGGCGTGGGTCGGGACCATACTTTGTTTGCATTGAAAGACGGTGTTGTAACCTTCAAAAAAGGTCGCGATGGCAAGTCTTTTGTACACGTCTTGCCCGCAGAAGCTGCTCAGGCATAAGCGAATAGAAATTAGGAGAAGCCGAATTCAGCAATGGATTCGGCTTTTTTGTTTTTGAGCAAACTAAAAGGTTTACGCTACTGTTTAATGCCTAGAAAAGACAAGAGATTATGTTGAAGAGAAGTACAATGATTTATACAGAATTGAGCCCGAACCCAAACTCTATGAAGTTTGTGCTCAATTACGAATTGGTGCCCGATGGGCTTTCTTTCGATTATCCCGATATGCCCAGCACGATGCTTGAGGGCAAAGAATCGCCTTTGGCGGCCGATTTGTTCCAATTCCCCTTTGTGCAACGCATTTTCATTGCTTCTAATTTTATCACCATCACCAAAGACGACGAAACGCTATGGGAAGAAGTGATGAGCGATCTCAGAAGATTTTTGAAAATCTACTTTGACGATGAAAATCCGGTTTTCACGACGAAAACCATAGAGAAAAACACGCTGATTGTCGATGCCAATGATTCGGAAACTGTAGCGAAAATCAAAGCGGCTTTGGATCAATATGTACGTCCAGCCGTGGAGTCGGATGGAGGAGCAATCAATTTTGCCGAATTCGATGAAGACTCGGGGCGGGTTACGGTTATGTTGCAAGGTTCATGCAGTGGCTGTCCTTCGGCTACCGTGACTTTGAAAGACGGTATCGAGCGTTTGCTGACCAACATGGTGCCCGGTGTAAAGGAAGTGGTGGCAGAGGCTCTTTAGCTTTTGCCCAAACCTTTCTCTTTCGAGCCCAGCATGAAAAGATATGCTGCATAAGGCCGATAATGGGAAAGAGAAACATGACAACAACCAACAGGAATTTAGTGGCCGTATTTATGGATGACTTGAAAATACGGAGCAGCAAGCTGATATAAAAAATGATTACGATTAGGCCAGCAAGTAAAATGGCCATAGAGTCAACATTGCCAATAAATAGGGTCATCGTTTTGGATTTAAGGGTGCGTTTTCTTCAAATGGTGTTGAAGTTAAGTAAATCGCCCTTTCTTTATTCAAGGCTGTCCAAATACTTTTTCAATTCTTTTTGTTGACGCCGCTTTTGCAAAAGAGTCGGAGCACTGATGCGTTCTTTGCAATCAATGGGTATTACGCATAATGATAGCGTACTTTAATGTCAGGTTATGGTTGCTGTTGGTGGCCATTCGAGTAATTTTATCGTAAATGCCGTAATAAGCAAATTTATATTCAAATCTAATTAAGCTCCCATTAAAGGATTTCTCAAGCCCAAGACCTGAGTCGAAACCGAATCCCCCACGCTGTTTGAAAAGAAAGACTGGAGATTCTAAGCCATCATAGTAAGTGTAAGT
Encoded proteins:
- the rpmA gene encoding 50S ribosomal protein L27; this translates as MAHKKGVGSSKNGRESESKRLGIKLFGGQAAIAGNIIVRQRGTKHNPGENVGVGRDHTLFALKDGVVTFKKGRDGKSFVHVLPAEAAQA
- a CDS encoding NifU family protein: MLKRSTMIYTELSPNPNSMKFVLNYELVPDGLSFDYPDMPSTMLEGKESPLAADLFQFPFVQRIFIASNFITITKDDETLWEEVMSDLRRFLKIYFDDENPVFTTKTIEKNTLIVDANDSETVAKIKAALDQYVRPAVESDGGAINFAEFDEDSGRVTVMLQGSCSGCPSATVTLKDGIERLLTNMVPGVKEVVAEAL